In the Arachis stenosperma cultivar V10309 chromosome 8, arast.V10309.gnm1.PFL2, whole genome shotgun sequence genome, TACTAGCTGTTGCTGCACAGAAAAGGTGGACCATCTATCAGCTGGATGTGAAATCAGCTTTCCTAAATGGTGACCTATCTGAGGACATCTATGTAGACCAACCAGAAGGATTTGTTGTTAAAGGCCATGAAGACAAAGTGTATAAGCTGAGGAAAGCCTTGTATGGGCTGAAACAAGCTCCCAGGGCTTGGTATAGCAAAATTGATTGTTATCTACATCAGCTTGGGTTCCAAAAGAGTCTAAGTGAAGTCACTCTGTACTACAAACAGAGTGAGAGAGGCCTTGTGGTGGTGTCTATCTATGTCGATGATCTGCTTGTTACAGGAGAGGAGGAGAGTGAGATAGTGAAGCTGAAGGTAGGACTGATGAAGCAGTTTGAGATGACAGATTTGGGGAGAATGTCTTACTTTCTTGGCATGGAGATTCAGCAAAAAGAAGGTGAGATATTCATCTGTCAGAAAAAGTACATCAGAGAGGTCCTAAAGAGGTTTGAAATGGGAGAATGCAAGACAGTCACTACTCCTGTTAATCAGAAAGAGAAGTTAAGCAAGAGTAATGTGCAGAATTCTGAGCATGAGAATGAGTACAGAAGTCTAGTAGGCTGTCTAATGTATTTAACAGCTACTAGGCCTGACATTCAGTATGCAGTGAGTATTCTATCGAGGTTCCTTCATTGTGCAGCTAAGGAACATCTTACTGCAGCAAAAAGGGTGTTGAGATATCTAAAGGGGACTCAAAGTTATGGTGTGAAATTCAAAGCAGTTCCTGAGATGAAGCTGGTTGGTTTTGTAGATAGTGACTGGGGTGGTTCGGTGGAAGACATGAAAAGCACAACGGGTTTCTGTTTTTCACTTGGATCAGGTTGTTTTTCCTGGAGCTCAAAGAAGCAGGAAGTTGTAGCACAGTCTACAGCTGAAGCTGAATTTGTGGCTGCAACTGCAGCTGCAAAGCATGCAGTATGGCTCAGGAAGTTACTCTGTGATTTGGGGCTGCAAGAGAAAAGATCAACTGTGTTGTATGTGGACAATCAAGCTGCAATTGCAATTGCTCAGAATCCAGTCTTTCATGGCAAGACTAAACACTTCAAGCTGAGATTCTATTATCTGCGTGAAGCACAACAGGAGGAAGAGGTGGAGCTGAAGTATTGCAAGACAGATAATCAGATAGCTGATGTCTTCACCAAGCCTCTTGCTGTTAGTCGATTTAGTCAATTGATTCATGAAGTTGGAATGTGTCCAGGTCTCTAATCCAAGGAGGAGAAATGTTAGATAATGTATTAGGACctgatatttatttatttctgtttTATGCTTATGTGTATGATTCAGTTAATAGGGTCAAAGTTATTAGTGGCCTCAGAGGCAAGTTAGTTTTTTATTCAGCTAGTTTCTAGTTTTAAGGAAGTGGAGTCCTATTCTTAAGATAGTGGAGTGAGTGGttagtttccttttctttctgttatTGTATTTAACAGTTTATTGAATAGTGGTAGAGTGTAGTTTTTTTTGCTTCTTCAGTTCTCTAGTGttcaactctctctctctttttctctgaACATACAACAGTTCGAGTGTGAGATCTGCAATACATTGCAGAACAGTGAGTGAGAGTGTGTGAGGATTGAGTGAAACAACAACAAGGATTGACATTATTCCACAATGATTTCAGTTCCACAAATGCGACATGAGGAGGATCATGCTAATGAAAATGGCACACCCTACAGGCAATTCAAGAACGAAGACAACAATAACCTTCTGCAAACTTAATCAAATAACCTCATGATCTCATATTACTTCACTACTCATACAAAGAGAAGATATCAGAACAATTGAAAGGAGTTTAgctaaagaatttcacaaaagaTAAAGTAGTTAAGGGACACTGACACTTGTTTTTCTGCGGCCAGCCTTCAAAGCCCTAGCCAATTTCTTCATTTGCCAAGTTCTAAGCATAGGCACACCgtcttcttcatcatcttcttcttcttgttcttcttcacTATCACTAGCATCAGTTTCAGCATGAATTACATCTGGATTTAACGTTTCGGCATCAAATTCCCCCAATGCACCTTCCAACTCACGTTCTAACAAAGCAAGTTCCTCTTCAGTtatctcatcatcatcatcatcattgctacCACCTTTCAACAAATTATCCTTTTTGAGATCCTCTTCGAGTTGCTTGAACAGCAACTCAAAAGCATCCTCCTCCTCATCCTCATCATTACCCTTTGTACCATGATCACGTAACAACTTTTTCTGcaccccaaaaaaaaaaaaggaaaaattagTGGAACCATTTCCTGAGCAGCACACAATTGTTTGCATAAAAGATATCTGcaaataatcaaattaacaaGCACAAAATAGGTTCTAGAAAACCGTTATGAACCATCTCTACTAACCGCGTAAGcacaaaatgatttttttttcttttggttacTACAAAATGATTATTTTACATCTAACAATTCAACACTCcaaatatatatgatatatTATATCACAAGAAATGAAACAGGACCAACCAATCACATAAGTTAGTTTGCAATATTGGATATCTTAGAGTAATCAAATTAACAAACACAAAATAGgccctaaatttttttttttttgcatatatCTATACTAAAATACTAATTCTACGCTCCAAATATGATACATTATGTACGAATTACAAAAGAgtgaaggaaaaaaaagagtaattgtgttaattaatttattgtaagTGAATTTGTTTGACCTTGTTTTTGTTGctcttgttcttgttgttggCGGCGGCTAGTGCGGGGCAGAGTGTGCGGCGGCGAGAAGGGAGGAGGAGAGAGCGGAAGAGTGGGGTGCGGTGGAAGGGGAGAGTGAGTGGAAGATTGTGAGAGTGAGAAG is a window encoding:
- the LOC130945116 gene encoding protein OVEREXPRESSOR OF CATIONIC PEROXIDASE 3, translated to MTVTPSTTVFRCLLSSPALSSHSHNLPLTLPFHRTPLFRSLLLPSRRRTLCPALAAANNKNKSNKNKKKLLRDHGTKGNDEDEEEDAFELLFKQLEEDLKKDNLLKGGSNDDDDDEITEEELALLERELEGALGEFDAETLNPDVIHAETDASDSEEEQEEEDDEEDGVPMLRTWQMKKLARALKAGRRKTSIKNLAAELCLDRAFVIELLRNPPPNLLMMSLSISDEPTPKEISVETKPREIVLEETRTDPVEAGNKANVPVHVMQQKWSAQKRLKRAQVDTLEKVYRRSKRPTNAMISSIVHVTNIPRRRVVKWFEDKRAEEGVPENRVPYQRSVSETS